The Rosa rugosa chromosome 3, drRosRugo1.1, whole genome shotgun sequence sequence ACTTGAAATTCCAAAATATGTCAGTGACTTGTATAACAATGACATGGTCAAGGACTTGCAATGTAACatggtcaatgacatgaatataACAATGATTAGCCAGTGACTTGACATGTTCATGTTCCATTTGggtcattttgggtccaaacagccatgtcaatgacaatgtcagttacatgatcagttacagaCATTGTAAGtcacatgatcaattacatgatcagttacatggtcagttacatacattgtaagtgacatagtcagttacatacattgtaagttacatggtcagttacatgatcagttacatggtcagttacatacattgtaagttacatggtcagttacatggtcagttacatacattgtaagtgacatggtcagttacatacattgtaagttacatggtcagttacatgatcagttacatggtcagttacatacattgtaagtaacatggtcagttacatgatcagttacataatttgtgacatgaggttaacagtgacttggccataGATTGGCAGTGACATGGTCCATGACTTTGCTGGTGACTTGATGTTAACAATGATTTCGTCAAGGATTGATagtgacatgttcatgattgtgacatggccagtaactTAGCCAGTGACTTGAAGTTAACAGTGACGTAGCcagggattgacagtgacatggtcaatgacATAGTTTCTGAAACTCATTAACTAAATTGTTGGAGACAAAATTCAGGCTATATGATTACAGTAAACCTATTATATAATGTCTTAACTTCAACAAAGGAAATTATTGCGTCATGGAAGGCTAAAAAGCCTATTAGGTGTAAAAGTATTAAGCAACCGACAAATTCAAAGAATGCAAGAGACCACTTCAATTCTTGTGAGCTGGTGAATGTGATCTGCTACGGCATTTTGTCGAATATGTATGCGACTATTATATAAACTTTCTTCCTTTGGGACAAACGGAGACCGGAAAAAGTAGGGCCTGTAGTCCAAAAGATTGGGTGCTTACTGATGACCCGAGTGAAACTACAAATGTGACTAGATGAGTTGCAAGCCTTTTGGCAGGAAATGCCCCCAATGTCATCATATGCAACAAGGTAAAATCCCAAGTTCATATCATCATAAATTCCCTGCAAACAGAGACAATTGACAAGGATTAAATTGAGTCACACTTGATATCTCTTCTGAATCCACCATTGGGTAATAAGAaatcaagaaaaagaagcaagaatATAACAAAATCAATCAGTTAACCCGGCCTAGAGCTGCTATCTCAAAGTTAGCTGATTATGTTCCTAAAAATGATTGATCCAACAATGCCCATTAGTTTGAAAATTCTACTAAACCAATTCAAAGAATGATAAGCATCAACTATAATTCTTCCAAGCACTAAAAAACAATGGCTTCATGTAGACAGACTTCCTTCATAACAAAAAACATAATTTTCAATTGAGCCACACTTCAAAACACTTTTAGGCCTGGCATGTATGTTCTAGTACCTAGTTTTGACAACGCCTAATATATGCTAAAGATGTAAAACAATCCATAATTTTGACAAGCCTATAAAGCAAAGAGATACTGCAACGTACTAATAAACCCCCTTGTATATAATTATCAAGAAAAGAAGTTGAATAATATATCAACATCTCACACCAGACTTGAACCACCATAAACACATCATGTCAGGTTTGAAAATGAGCTAAATAAATGACATAGCTGGCAGCATCAAATACGACCTTTCCATTCCCTCTATGGTTACACAGTTTTGAAGCCACAATCTCAGAAAGTAACTGACTTGGCGATTATGAGGCAGAACATGCCAATACAAAGAAATTTGTTGATGAATTATAACAAAAATCCCATCAACAAGGGAAGCAAGACCATACAATTTTCATGCGTTACAGCTAAGATTCAATCATCTTAACACATATAACAGGGAAATCAATCATCCTAAGATTCAATTAAACAATAATTAAATGAATTAACCTAATGACTCAATTAAGTATCTAAAGTATTCAAATTTCTGATCCAAAACACAACAATTCAGGATTGCGAAACCAGATCAAACAagttgaatcaaaatggagagaGATGCGAGCTTATGTTGATGTCATCGTCGACTGAGGAGATCTCCTTGGTGGCCTTCTGGCTGAACGAGTAGGACCTCGCCTTGTTCATAATCTGATCCTTGCAATTTCAATCCTTCCATTCTCGCCGAGGGCGACGTGTTTCAGCTTGATCACGGCgaaagacgaagaagaagaaaaagtgacGTGATCAAGGCGAAGAGCGATGGTGCCAGAGATCgagaaaaagagaacaaagCTCTGGATTGAAGATCCAAAACTGAGATTTCAGATCGTCATAGAGAGAGACCAAGCGCAAATCGAATCAAGCTTTCTgatcaaaagagagagagaaaattagatatctaaaattttgaatgaaAAGTTATAAACGTGTACTGCCTTGAAGGGCATACttggaatcaaaaaaattaaaaattgaccttttttaacatcacctcaTCATTTATAAGGACtatattaatattactaacaatttgttatggacctttttatcaagtgggaaactaagTGATCTTTTTATTATTTCATACTCTAATATGACCTTTTGCATCATTtccctttatttttaatagGTCTTAATGTGAATTACATCAAACCTGACTCAATCTTTTTACTAAACGGGTTGTTTATTTCGTGTTAACGAGTTGACATGCAAATGACCCGTTATTAAATGACTCTTGATGATTGACATGCAAATAACCTGCTTTTTAATTGTGTGGGTTCAACCCgttttatttcgtgcgggtttcaaGTCTTGTTATTTGGTCGTGTCTGAATTAATAGCCTTAATAGGAAGTGTACATACCAGCAGTTGAACTACAAGGTTTGACACCATCACTAGACCTCGTGGGACTACCCAAAGACCATACTGGACCTCGGGCCCAGCACCCTCCTTTCCGGTGCTCCCAACGAGCAACACCTTGAGTCATAAAGGGCCCGAGGCTGCACAGCAGAGCTCCGCAAAGTACACACCAGAAACTGATGTAACTATAAAGGGACAAGTTGTACCACATCGAAGAAATGGGAAACTCCTTCCCATGCTCAAAGTATAAGAAACCAACACAACCTCCGACAGGGGGGTAATAACTTCTTTCCCTTACTATTTACTCTgtcaaaatatatatagaaCCTAGGGCTGGGATCGGTTCTGTTTTTGGCATTTTTTGCCGGAACCGAAACCGATATATTTTTTCCGGTTCGGCGTGGTCGTTTTTTTTTGCCGGAACTgtatttttcggttcggttatAGCTTATAACCAGTTCCTGTATAGAGTAAGAAAACAACAAAGCTATCTAGATTGGAGAAGAATATGGGGAAGAAACTGGAACTGGAAATTGAGAAGTGATGAAGATGAACTGGAAATCCCGATTCGGGGTGAACAAAGTGAGTTTTTTATTGTTGggtatttttttattgtttttgggtaaAAAAGCATGGGATAGTGGGCAATGGGCTGCACAATATGGCTtttgttttttgctttttaatgTTTAACCTAGTTACTTTTGTACATTCACCACTAAATATCAATTAGAAAATCCCCTACTTGCAGTCTCAAAAGAAGGGGGCGGACCCTTTCCTACTTTTATACAGTATAATAACCAAAAGATGATTCTCATTCACTCGGCCTTCACAAAATGACGCGAAAGCAACTTCCCAATCTCCAAAAAATTGACCCTTTCCTTCCCTTCAAACAACTCCTTCAACTTGTTATTGCAAATGATCTCCCTCTTGTTGGCAGGATTCTTCAGGTTGTGGAGCTTGATGTGGCTCCAAATATGCCTCATGGCCTTGGCTCTAGAGGACTCAAGGGCGTCGCCGAGAAAGCTGCAGCCTCTGAAAACgtgtgttttgacttttgatcgTTTTGTACTGCATACATCGGTTCTGAGGGATGAAAGACAAAGgaaaccgagaccgaaccgatacCAGCTTTCTCGGGTCGGTTTATGTATGGAACCAGAAATCTCATATCAAGAACCGGGCCGAACCGCACAGAATCGACCATTTCGGGTCGGTTTCTCGGATTTTCGGTTCAAAAATCTCAGCCCTAATAGAACctcactcaagcatcggagGGGCATAAACCGTCCAGTACGGTTTATTCCTTTAACATTGTGTGTTCTGTTCAAACAAGGACTGGGAGTTATATTGGTACCTGTCAATGGTATAACATTCTGGGTGACGTACCCGGAAAAATCCACCAGAAACATGAAGGAACCGAATCCTTGATAATCATGACCAATTTTTCCATAGCTAATCGGGTAAGTTTAATTTGTTACTTGTACTATATAGATCACATGTGTGTGTGCAGGGCAGATTCTGACTTTTTAGAGGCTTGAGGCAAATATtcatatgaattttttttctaaaataaattaaatccaAAAACACTAGTAGCaatattattttcttatttatttttttataagcGTAAAAAAATATGCATAATTAATTCCCTACCGGCTTATATAatttagaaaatagaaaatattaataaacaaaaatacaaatgtaattatagaaaaaaaaaaaaagatttaatatcattttttgtaacaaaaatagaaaagaattaaaaaaaacaagtacactgctccaaagccacttcgATTCTCCCATAAGGAAAGGCGGAAAGCTAAGCAAACCAGCATCTGATTTCTGCTTCTCACTCTCTCTTAATTCACTTGCACCGATTTTGGGTCATCTTCATCCTCGAGATTCCATCCATGGAGAAAGTCAGAAGACCATCGCACGCCGGTTCTTGGTACACCGACAACCGTCAGTATCTCTCTCTTACACTCTAATTCCTTCCTTCTGTCTTGCCCAGAAATAGTAACCCAGAAAATTTAATTCATATGCATAGATTATTACTACATCAATTATTAGAGGCGTTTGTTAAAGTCATcaaatttgttttttcttctttgttaatTAGAGAGTGAGAATTAGCTTATTGGGTTTAAAGATATGATTTTTATGCTTAAAGATTTGATCTTTCAGCTAAAAAGTTAGCAGAAGAGCTTGAAGGGTGGCTCAGAGAGTCTGGGCTCACCAAGTCTCCTGATGTACGAGGTGTCATTGCTCCGTGAGTTCAATTTCAAGTAACTtctttttgaatttgttttgtgattctTAATGCAGAAATTAACATTTTGTTTGATTCTTGTGTGGAATTTCAGGCATGCAGGTTATTCATATTCGGGTCGTGCTGCTGCCTATGCATTTGGCAACATTGACCCAACAAACATGTGAGAGTTATGTTGTCATGGTTTCTCATTAGTTCTCTAGATGTAGTAGGAGCTGATTACATTATAGCATTGTGCGGCGATTCATGTTTAAAGCCATAAAGATTATTTGGCATTCCAATGAGTTCCACAACATGTTGCTAATTTTGTGAGAAACTTGCCTTGTCAGTACCCGGGTGTTCCTTCTTGGTCCATCTCATCACTATTACACTCCAAAGTGTGCCGTTTCAACAGCCACAGTTTACAGGACCCCCATTGGAGACCTACCTGTTGATTTGGAAGGTACGGGGATTTTCAAAGTTGGATTACAGTGTGTTCGTGGTTTAGCATTCCTGTGTTAGATAAGCCTTGATGATGAATGCACTGTAGTTTCTCTTAATATAGTGGAGATTGTGTGTATAGTAACTTGGGGCATGACTTGCATCTCAGTTTAAGtggattctttttttttaattgttccTGCTGAGGAAATTTTCAGAAGATACCCATCATTAACTTCTTGTTGAATTATTCAATGCTTCAGTGTAGGAGTTTACTACATTTCTGTTCACTTTTGAGGGGGGTTTTCTATAATTTATTTGTTACCACTTTTCAGTGATTGATGAGCTAAAAGCTACTGGAAAATTCGAAACCATGGATATTCGTGTTGATGAGGCTGAACATAGCATGGAAATGCATTTACCATATCTTGCTAAAGTTTTTGAAGGGTACTGTTTTCATTTTCATGTAGAATAGTTATATTCTTTAATCATTTCTAGAAGGAATAATTTTTGGGGATACTTGTATGCAGGCACCCAGTTAAAGTTGTACCAATTTTGGTTGGTGCTCTTAAAGCTGAAGCAGAAGCTATGTATGGACAGCTCCTTGCCAAATATGTAGATGATCCAAAAAATTTCTTCTCTGTGTCATCAGACTTTTGTCATTGGGGATCTCGGTATGTTCCATTCATAGTTTTGTGTACAAGTTTGGTCTTGGTCTTTGCTAGCTAGCACAAGTGCCAATGTCAATGCATATCTAAATTAAATGCTCTGGATTAGATGAGGCCATCTTACGGTATCGGTGTGTCGCCCTGAGAGATAGGCGCATATGTGTTGTAGGCTCTCAAACTCTATCACACACAGACACATACTGACAGCTGGTATTGCATTTGGGAACCTACCTATTACTTTTAGAGCATTTTTACCCAGGAAAACAATGCAGTGGTTTGATGCAATTTAAATATTACTTACAAATTACACACTCAATATATCATTATGAATGCTATTTCATAGTAATATGAATTGATTTGTTAAGATGACGGTTAGCATGATTTGCTTATTCTCTTCTCCTGCCATGCTTTCTGAATATATGCATGAAGCTGGGCAGATGTTAACCGTGCCTGAGTTTGCTGTTCTTTGTCAGGTTCAACTACGTGCATTATGACAAGAAACATGGGGCCATACACAGATCCATTGAGGCTTTGGACAGGATGGGAATGGATATAATAGAAACAGGAAATCCTGATGCATTCAAACAGTATCTGTCAGAGTATGATAACACCATTTGTGGGCGCCATCCAATAAGCGTTTTTCTTCATGTAAGTTCCCCATATAGTTCCATTAGTCTCTGAAAGGGAAGCTATCTTTCTTAATTTTGGCAAGAATATCACATTTCAACTGATGCGAGAAAATGGCCTCCTAGGATGATAAAAAGGCTATAGATATAATTTGACTATTTGGACCTGTTCTAGGGATATATTGCTGTTTTCAGCTCTAATACTTTTGCTATCAATATAAAACACCGGTATCCTTTTAAAAAATTTCATATGTATCTAGGACCTTAGACCATTCTCTCTGGAGAGAAGTATAATGAAAGCAACATCTATTTCCATGTTATTTCTCATTTATGTTGACATATTAGTGATCGGCCATTTTGCTGAAGAATTGAACTTAGTTACCTAAACTACAAAGTGCTTCTTTTCCATTGCTTGTAGAggcttttttttcttcttttttttcattttttttcgtttttactttttaatttttcacCTTTCAATTATACTACTCTGACTGCAGATGCTGAGAAACTGCTCAACAAACATAAAGATCAATTTCCTCCGTTATGAGCAGTCAAGTCAGTGCAAAACTATGAGGGACAGCAGTGTAAGCTATGCATCCGCAGCAGCAAAGTTGGATGCTTGAAGATTTATTCCATCAAGACATTCAgcaatttaatttttttcaagTCAACTGTAATGCTTAACTCGAGTAAATATGCATTTCATGAACAACCGTCCCTGCTTGTAGATACTTATATAAGGATCATGTTGCCTCACGCATTGGTTTATCTTTTTAATCTTGAAAGGCTGGAATACTCGAGCCCAAACTATGAAATAGTGACAGGGATCAATGGTCCTCTTCCTTTTCTCTGCCATCTATATATAcatctataatttttttttttttgttggatgaAAATCTATAATATTTCGTCTGGTAATGTTTCGTTTGGTGACTTGAGTTTTGGTTCGAAAGACTCGGTAGGAAGACGTTGAAATCCTATACTGATCTTgtgaatttaaattttttaactAAGGTCACCTTGGGTAGCTTAGCATAAAGCATTAGTATATATGGGTTTATGTGTAGTAGTGGATGAGTTCAATAACAGATTTTTTAGAACCTTTAAAAGGTGATCGATCTGCATTTGCACAAAATAACAGTTGAAAGCTGAAACAGAACCAACGAGTACAACTTTTTCATTGAAGTCACAAAATTACGCAAACTATAGAGTTTCTTAGACTTAAAATTGTTTCTCAGATTTATTCATACAAGAAGCCCCGAAAGGTAGATTTTGCAGGCGCACTGCTCTCCAAATTCCTTTTAACCGTTGGCAATATACCCCATTTGCCTTCTGATTCTAAAGGCTCAAGCACATGAACTTCACCATTAGAGAGTCCAACGGCAAACTGGGTTGGTTTTTGTGGATGCCCAGCAATGACGACTGGGTACACAGTATAACTGCAACTAGCAACAACCAAAAACAACATGAGCCCAACGGGAGTTTACTGATTAGACCACAGTTCATTAGGGTAAAGGGTCGATTCTCCAAGGTAGAAAATCTACTGTTTTAAGAGAACCATTTCGTAGCAGTATGTCCATGTCTATTTGATTAGTATGTGCAAAAGATTTTTAGCAATTAGTTTAGTTTTATATTTATacgcatgcatatatatatatatatatatatatatatatatatatatagtggaaATGAAATTTATACGCATACATGTTACTAGAAACCTGGAATATTCTATGGGAAAGCCTAAAAAAGAATGAATGGTGAGCTGGAGAAGCCACTAGCTACCAGATAATGAAGCAAGGGTATACCTTATATCGGTAGGAAGGTAAGCGGAGGGCTTGATTAGACAGCATAGTACAAGAACAGAAGCGTCAAATATGCCTATGGTTCCATCCACAAAGCTGGCATATACTGTCTGGCTATCACATGAGAACGTTGCATGGGAAATTGGTACAGAAGAATCTGAGACCCACTGCACATACAAAGAAAATTTGATCATTATATCCTCAAACAGATCATGATACATCTGTTAGCGAGAGACAAACCTCGTTTACACATCCTAGTTCTTTCACTTCGTATATTGCAAGGTGATTCTTGTGTACGATTAGGAAATGCAGCTGATCCTTGTGAAACTGGACATGGGTATCTGAGTCTGATAATGCTCTCAATTTGTTCCAATCTGGAATCTGCAGCACTTGGCTTCTCTGTATTTTCCACTCATCAGCATTCCACACAAAAATCTGCAGGGAGAAAATTAAATGACATAAATGATCTTGACTTAATAAGTTAATACTAGGTATCATACTTTATATTTTAAAGAAGTCTGCAAGTATTTCTTTCTTTAGTTCTTTCTTAAAAGAGTCTTCCTCTTTACCTGAGCATCAGCACCAGAAGAAACAAGTGATTTCATAGAGGTAGAGAAGGCAAGGGAAGTGACTCTTTTGGTGTGACCAGCAAGCGTTTTTGTGACCTGAAAAATGAAGGCAATTAGGACCAACATTCTGGGTTTACTTCATGACAGCGTCATCAATTGTTTCTACAAGTACACTAGTTACCTTATCCAAGCGAGCATTATATATCATAATTGTGGAATCATCCATGCCAATAGCAACTACATTGTTGTCTCGAGGATCAAAAGCAAGGCATGTTGCTGCAGGTGGTGGAGCCATGACTTTCCTCATTGTCTGTGTTGTAAAACAAAGAAGTCTAAGAATACAATCAGGTAGATTTTAGATTAGTACTTTTGTCTTGAGTTTACCTTAAACGATATAACATTAAAAAGGGAGATCATCCCTCCTGATGCTGACATAAGATATGAATCATTCTTGGACAAAGCAAAGCATGGCATGGCCTCTTCAGGGTTGGTGCTGGAAAGGTCATTGCTCATCAGCTGTAAGCCACTCGTTGGTCGCCATAAAAGAGGTTGAACCTTGGTAGTTGCCTACATTAAGTATCATCGATCAGAATCACATAACTAACTAATTCCAGTTTGCAAAAGAGAAAATGGGACTtcaaatggaaaaaaaaaaaaaaaaaaaaaaaaaactattggcTGTTGCCCACTTCATCACCTTTCCACTAGAACTAAGATCGTTCTGCGGCCATTTCCAGAGTAGATGAATGGCATTTGATGTTaatgccaaaatggcatcaccGGCATTGGTGTAGATCAGCTTGGATATCTGCATTGCCAAAGACAATGCTAATGAAAAGCTACTGAAACATTTGAAAATTAACTACTGAAACCTAATACGTGAATTCCCAAAATGTTGAGACTATAAATCCTCTCAATTATTTTCACCAATTTGACATGAACTAAACAGTACATAATCATCATCATTCTCCGtttggaagaagaaatctgCTAAAGTTTACGCTGTAAATGGCCATCCAAGAGACATGGTTCATGAAGAAAACATATAATCTTGGTAGATGGACTAAAGAAgttagagaaaataaaatgacaGAGAACGAAAATAAGTTCATACCTTGGTTCTTTTGACATCAGCACATAGCTGCAAAGATTGGCATTGAGAAGGTCTCTCAATAGTTTCCCATGCCTTTTCTCCGTAAGTGGCTTCTCCTGTTGTTTTTGAATTCACTTCTGCCACATTCCCATTCTACAGAATTCAAGTCTATTTTGGTTATACATGCTAAGAGATACTTTTAATTTCAAGGTAATGAAGAAAGATAGACCGTTTCAAAACATTAAACATtcataccaaaaaaaaacaaaaaacaaaaacaattttcTCCAACATGAGGACATCAGCACCAAATCACCAATAGCAAGGCAGATAAAATTAAATGCATTATCAGGAAAGTATTCAATAACACACAACAAAGAGGTAGACGCTTTGAGATGCTGACCTTTCTTGAAGTTTCAGATTCAACTCCAGAGGCATCGATAGAATCATTCCCACATCCTTGCAGCAAATCAAGACCATTAGCATTTGCCAGTATCTTGATTTGGTTTCCACTTGAAGAAACAGCTAATAGGGTGCCATCACTGTTGAAGCGAATATGTGGATTTGCCTATTTAGCGATAAAGGAGAAAATAAATGACTAATATTGCTCCTTTTATCATCTAGCCAATGAAATTTGAATACTGGTTGGAATCATAAAAATTTAAAAGCCAATTGAAAAAAGATCTTCATACACCGATATTCTTCTAGGAAAAGATAAGCTTAATGAACTTACTGGCAATCCACCATCAGCATCAATGGTATTCAAAAGTTGAGTGTTGTCCATATGCCAAAATTTAACCATATGGTCATCACCAGCAGCCAAAAGCTGGTTCCTGGTTATATCGAATTGCACGGCAGACAATGGGTTTGGCCCAAGTCCTTTGTAAACTCTTTTGAAACAACCAACAGTATCATCCCATTCGACAAGATATGATTCCCCTCTTTTACTGGTTCCACATGAAAAAAGCCTACACAAACAATATTTCAATGAAACTAGCATTACTTTTCACACGTATCAAtctgggaaagaaaaaaaaaaggttattgCAGTCCAGGCTATTTAAGTTGACCTCTCATCAGCACTGTAAGCCATTTTGGTGCAACCAAGACCAGGAGCATCATAATCAATTCTGTCTCCTAAATTGTCATATAACCACACTTTGATCCTGCCAACTGTTGAGACTGAAAAGATAAACTGTACCATGAAGTATGAGAAAGTGTCACATAATATACAGTAAACAGAGTTCATCAAAGGATTAAAAACGAGCAATCATAGCCAAAGTAACCCTTACAGGGATATTATCTTTGATATGAGGACAGATGGAATAAACAGGAGCATCATGACCTTCAAAAGTAAAGCATCGGTTACCACTAACCACATCCCACACCTTAAACATACATTAAAGAATGAGCCATCAGTATCACCACGACATGAAATTCAACTATCTGATGTAAAAAAACCAACCTTGATGGTCCTGTCATCACCACATGTTATGACCAAAAGTTCCCCTTCAGGAGAAGAGAATGCTAAATCATTTACACCACCCAAATGAGCATCAATCTACATATGAAAAATTCACTGGCAGATTTAAAATCACATACTCCTGGAGAATTTCATTTTGAGAATTTATATTTTCTCTAACAACTTACTTCCAATATTTGATCCAGTTCATCTCCTCCAATATAAGAATACAATTGCACAACATGTTTTGAATATGCAACCCCTGTCAAAACGACAAGCATTAAAGTAGCGAAAAtgaactagaaaaaaaaaaattaaaataaaaaactataaAACACTCAACTATTTAAGTCTCCTAACATTCTTACCAAATAAGAAACCATCCGGACTCCATAACACACGATTAACAGAGACATGTGAATCTTTTTCTAGTGCTACCTGCATATAATTATCATGGGTTAAAATGTCTGATCATGTAAAAAAGGTTGAAAGGGTCACATCCAGAAGCATACACACCTTTAAGGCCATCGAGCATGCTCCAAGATCCCAAACATTAAAGTTTCTGGCAACCATTTTTCCACCGCAGTTAATATCCCACAGTCCTATTTCCCCAGCAGAAGTTCCAACTGAAGAATTGCATTAGAAAAATTCATGAGTGCAATATCACAAATAGTTCTCTCACATAATCACCCTGAAATGGTAGTGTAAACCATAATTTCTCATCAGTCAACCTAGAAGAACAGTAAGCCAAATGGGATGAAAATCCATGCTCACTGGAGAAGACCCCTCATTCAATGTACGGACAACAGTACTGGGAAGATTTTTGGATATGGCAAGTTCCGAGATCTGATTTTGGCCATGATCAGTGATAGTTGACGTTAcctaagaaaatgtaagaaaaaCAAGGTAAAGAAGCTATACAATTTATATTAAGCGACCGTGCACAGAATTTGGATCCACTACCTCATCCCCAGTTACAATGGGCATCCTTTTGGATAAAACATCAGAATCCTCAATAACCTCAGTAGCTGCAGCGATATATATGTCATTAATAGTAACTCTgaaatcaaaaaataaaatggaTAGTAATAGTACACCACGACATTATTGGAACGATTGATTCAATACCTGGGTTCTTTGCAGGGAAAGATCCTCCAATACACGATGCATATTGTGCAATGGTAGATAGACTTGACTTCACAGAACAAGTTGGAGATTGATATGATGTGGTCCGGGAAGGCTAAGCACAAAAGGTTAGAACAATGTTAGAAGAACCCAAAAAGACTATTAAGCAGGAATACCTTGGATAATAACAACATACTCAATGGAGAAATTCAAATCTCTAGAACATATCTTACTTTTGCATTATTTTCAATTGATGGAGAATGTTGTATACAGACCTGTGGGTCACAAACATGATCAATAAAAAGGGTGTCAATGGCTGGATTTGGATGAGGATCTTCACATTGCATATGCTGCCAATTCAAGCTGTCAAGTTAAATATGTAAGTCAGTCCTTCTCCCaataaagataaaaataaaaagacacTAAATCTTACAGCAAAAATAAGAATACTAAATCTTACACCAAATATGTTAAAAATCCAGTTTCTCTCTTAAACAGACATACAAATTAACAAAATATACAATTCAATGTAATTCAACATAAATCAACAaatagaaaggaaaagaagaagaagatgaagaaagattACTGAGTAGAAGTATAACCTTTGGTTAATCAGACGCCGTAATCTCTCGCCTTTTACGATAGGAAATTTCAGTCTACCACGGAAAATTGGATTTGCCTCAATTACCCTCCTGATTTCTTTCATCATAACCTTCCTTGCAGACTTTGTATCTCTATACATAGAGAGTGACTCATGTTCCCTGTTGGTCCCGATAGAAAGTAATAAAGCTGAATGAGAAAGTTACAGTCAGAATGGATGAAATTACATGAA is a genomic window containing:
- the LOC133738512 gene encoding uncharacterized protein LOC133738512: MEKVRRPSHAGSWYTDNPKKLAEELEGWLRESGLTKSPDVRGVIAPHAGYSYSGRAAAYAFGNIDPTNITRVFLLGPSHHYYTPKCAVSTATVYRTPIGDLPVDLEVIDELKATGKFETMDIRVDEAEHSMEMHLPYLAKVFEGHPVKVVPILVGALKAEAEAMYGQLLAKYVDDPKNFFSVSSDFCHWGSRFNYVHYDKKHGAIHRSIEALDRMGMDIIETGNPDAFKQYLSEYDNTICGRHPISVFLHMLRNCSTNIKINFLRYEQSSQCKTMRDSSVSYASAAAKLDA